From the Vibrio vulnificus CMCP6 genome, one window contains:
- a CDS encoding nucleoside phosphorylase, producing the protein MSKQPHLCVDETQVAERVIVCGEPDRANRIAALLENAELVAENREYRLFNGEFQGKAITVCSTGIGAPSMIIAVEELKQCGAKYIIRVGSAGAMQPNIALGELIVAEGAVRDEGGSKAYIDAAYPAYASFSLLKGLDGYLQTQAVPYHMGVVRSHDSFYTDDEETLCQYWNKKGILGADMETSALFTVGRLRGLHVASVLNNVVRYQQDVKEGVSQYVNDDDAMMAGEKRASLAALTALSCQ; encoded by the coding sequence ATGAGTAAACAACCTCATCTGTGTGTTGATGAAACGCAAGTTGCAGAGCGAGTGATCGTGTGTGGCGAGCCGGATCGCGCTAACCGAATTGCGGCGTTACTGGAAAACGCCGAACTGGTTGCAGAGAACCGCGAATACCGCCTTTTTAACGGTGAGTTTCAAGGTAAAGCCATCACCGTTTGCAGTACGGGTATTGGTGCTCCATCAATGATTATTGCCGTTGAGGAGCTCAAGCAATGCGGCGCGAAATACATCATTCGTGTTGGTTCGGCAGGGGCGATGCAACCGAACATCGCACTGGGTGAGTTGATCGTAGCGGAAGGGGCGGTGCGCGATGAAGGGGGCTCAAAAGCCTACATTGATGCGGCTTATCCTGCTTATGCCAGTTTTAGCTTGCTCAAAGGGTTGGATGGCTATTTGCAAACGCAAGCGGTGCCCTACCATATGGGCGTCGTGCGTTCTCACGACAGCTTCTATACCGATGATGAAGAAACTTTGTGCCAATACTGGAACAAAAAAGGCATCTTGGGAGCCGATATGGAAACTTCGGCGTTGTTTACGGTGGGTCGTTTACGTGGATTGCACGTGGCTTCTGTGCTGAATAATGTCGTGCGCTATCAGCAAGATGTTAAAGAAGGGGTAAGCCAATACGTGAATGATGATGATGCCATGATGGCGGGCGAAAAACGTGCGTCATTGGCGGCTTTAACCGCGCTTTCCTGCCAATAG
- a CDS encoding Crp/Fnr family transcriptional regulator: MRITPSATGRFSAYLAEQSKAFRELIYRCQVSSYYVDAGTEILRQGEKLEQLFVVPVGRVSMNIIAANGRRFQLGEANCDDHIFGEMEFFTQTPCQWTVTADEHLQVDLICIHRLAQALEQQPEMMVFFASALAEDYQDSMEIYTSRLLHPIAYNIAFDLLQQKQRPVMLGGFDKVNQEAERFGTSSRVYRRAVKELMDKGLVSKGENGLEIVDEEQLTRFLESSE, translated from the coding sequence ATGAGAATCACGCCTTCCGCAACAGGCCGTTTTTCTGCCTATTTAGCAGAGCAGAGCAAAGCTTTTCGAGAGCTGATCTACCGTTGCCAAGTCAGCAGTTACTATGTTGATGCAGGGACTGAGATCCTCCGTCAGGGGGAAAAGCTAGAACAACTGTTTGTTGTGCCAGTGGGGCGCGTTTCTATGAACATCATAGCGGCCAATGGTCGACGTTTTCAGCTCGGAGAAGCGAACTGCGATGACCATATTTTCGGTGAAATGGAGTTCTTTACGCAAACGCCTTGTCAATGGACGGTTACGGCTGACGAACATCTGCAAGTTGACCTTATTTGCATTCATCGTTTGGCTCAAGCATTAGAGCAGCAGCCGGAAATGATGGTGTTTTTTGCCTCTGCACTGGCGGAAGATTATCAAGATTCGATGGAGATCTACACCAGCCGCTTGCTTCACCCCATTGCGTACAACATCGCTTTTGATTTATTGCAGCAAAAGCAGCGCCCAGTCATGCTCGGTGGATTTGATAAGGTCAACCAAGAAGCAGAACGTTTTGGCACCTCAAGCCGCGTTTACCGTCGTGCCGTCAAAGAGCTGATGGACAAAGGCCTTGTTAGCAAAGGAGAAAACGGTTTAGAGATTGTCGATGAAGAGCAGCTCACACGTTTTCTTGAGAGCAGTGAGTAG
- a CDS encoding LysR substrate-binding domain-containing protein, whose amino-acid sequence MDNRLRYLSALRFFESASRLKSYSKAAEELHVTQAAISQKLRQLEDRLGCKLFVRRGREMHLTDKGQILQKHVNDGFKNIVTGLNRIQNEPLEGVLNVSAPRSFSTRWLMPRLWKFTMEFPHVPIRVQNAKGIDIRHTETDVLIWQGDDTVEHLELEQETLFEEAIFPYCSPQLAESMKFTEPEQLLRCWLIDFNSTSFNWDQWFHCANVQAKREGIQWMEVSTFDMAINAVVEGHGACLATESITADFVERGLLVKPFNIGLKPGVRISVISDPSSSRVLRINAFKEWLQRELHFQ is encoded by the coding sequence ATGGACAATCGACTGCGTTATCTCTCAGCACTGCGTTTTTTCGAATCGGCCTCGCGGCTAAAAAGTTACAGCAAAGCGGCCGAAGAGCTGCATGTTACTCAAGCCGCCATTAGCCAAAAATTACGCCAGCTTGAAGATCGTTTAGGGTGCAAATTGTTTGTTCGTCGTGGGCGAGAAATGCATCTCACCGATAAGGGTCAGATCCTGCAAAAACATGTGAATGATGGCTTCAAAAACATTGTTACAGGGCTCAATCGAATTCAAAACGAACCGCTTGAAGGCGTGTTGAATGTTAGTGCCCCTCGCTCGTTTTCGACTCGCTGGTTAATGCCTAGATTGTGGAAATTCACCATGGAATTCCCTCATGTACCTATTCGTGTGCAAAACGCTAAGGGCATTGATATCCGCCACACAGAAACGGATGTGCTTATTTGGCAAGGTGATGACACCGTTGAGCATCTTGAGCTTGAGCAAGAGACGTTATTTGAAGAGGCCATTTTTCCCTACTGCTCACCACAGTTAGCAGAATCCATGAAGTTTACTGAGCCAGAACAACTGCTACGCTGTTGGCTGATTGACTTTAACTCTACCTCCTTCAACTGGGATCAATGGTTTCACTGTGCCAATGTTCAGGCCAAGCGTGAAGGGATCCAATGGATGGAAGTCAGTACGTTCGATATGGCGATTAATGCCGTTGTTGAGGGTCATGGTGCCTGCTTGGCGACAGAGAGCATTACCGCCGATTTCGTCGAGCGCGGCTTGTTGGTCAAGCCATTTAACATCGGGCTCAAACCTGGCGTTCGCATTTCCGTGATCAGTGATCCTTCGTCATCACGTGTGTTAAGGATTAACGCTTTCAAGGAATGGTTACAAAGAGAACTTCATTTTCAGTAA
- a CDS encoding DMT family transporter produces the protein MTTATSSLKKGSFKFPLTETLLLLVAVFWGTSYGLTKSALVYTSVLLFISIRFSITFLCMLPVVIRDFRQGLNKDWKIAIPTGFILSAIFFCEVFGVSQTSASNAAFLISLTVILTAFAELVINKKRISNTLLALTVCSVIGVLLLTSEQGIELSLNTGDYFILTAALLRALMVTMTKRFTEGKAITTSTLTSLQSFVVASCAIVGVLVYVPAAEIVLPVSLEFWLTVAYLVLFCTLFAFYVQNYAVRRTSPTRVSLLMGSEPLFGAIFAMVWLQESLTALQLLGGALILFSVIVTSTRDN, from the coding sequence ATGACTACAGCGACGAGTTCGTTAAAAAAAGGGAGTTTTAAGTTTCCCCTCACTGAAACACTGCTGCTGTTAGTGGCCGTATTTTGGGGAACCAGTTACGGGCTCACCAAAAGCGCTCTAGTGTATACCAGCGTTTTGCTCTTTATCTCGATTCGTTTCTCGATCACTTTCCTGTGTATGCTACCTGTCGTGATTCGAGACTTTCGCCAAGGACTCAATAAGGACTGGAAGATTGCCATACCTACCGGCTTTATCCTCTCGGCGATTTTTTTCTGCGAAGTGTTTGGGGTTTCACAAACCTCTGCATCCAATGCCGCATTTTTGATCAGCCTCACCGTTATCCTAACGGCGTTTGCCGAGCTGGTGATCAATAAAAAGCGCATCAGCAATACTTTATTGGCTCTCACTGTGTGCAGTGTCATCGGCGTACTCTTGCTCACCAGCGAGCAAGGCATCGAGCTTTCGCTCAACACTGGTGACTACTTTATTTTAACTGCAGCACTGCTGCGTGCCTTAATGGTCACTATGACCAAACGTTTCACCGAAGGCAAAGCCATCACCACCTCAACGCTCACCTCTCTGCAATCTTTCGTGGTGGCCAGTTGTGCAATCGTCGGTGTATTGGTGTATGTACCAGCCGCAGAGATTGTACTGCCCGTCTCACTCGAATTTTGGCTCACCGTGGCATACCTCGTGCTGTTTTGTACGCTGTTTGCGTTCTACGTGCAAAACTATGCCGTGCGCAGAACCTCACCGACTCGCGTTTCACTCCTCATGGGCAGTGAACCGCTCTTCGGCGCCATTTTCGCGATGGTGTGGTTACAAGAATCCCTCACCGCGCTGCAATTGCTCGGTGGCGCACTCATCCTGTTTAGTGTGATTGTCACCTCGACTCGGGATAACTGA
- a CDS encoding DUF1294 domain-containing protein: MAIKGQIIEWNDEKGYGFISAIGGELKVFFHISSVTNRGYRPKIKDNVTFNVAEDKKGRFNAENVVVLGVHGFPFTVLFGFSFFVAATASVVLFDGPKILIPLYVVLSMFTYLMFAKDKQAAQDGRWRTPESTLHLLSLLGGWPGALLAQFLLRHKSKKQPFKFILWLTITLNIAGFLWLFTESGRHLVQVVFGAFSL; the protein is encoded by the coding sequence ATGGCAATAAAAGGCCAAATAATAGAATGGAATGACGAAAAAGGTTACGGGTTCATTTCTGCCATTGGTGGAGAACTGAAAGTATTCTTTCATATTTCTTCCGTCACAAATCGTGGCTATCGCCCCAAAATAAAAGACAATGTCACTTTCAACGTGGCTGAAGACAAAAAAGGGCGCTTCAACGCTGAAAATGTTGTCGTTCTTGGTGTGCATGGCTTCCCTTTTACCGTTTTGTTTGGTTTTAGCTTTTTCGTTGCAGCAACCGCCTCCGTCGTCCTATTCGATGGGCCAAAAATTCTCATCCCATTGTATGTAGTGTTGAGTATGTTCACCTATCTGATGTTTGCTAAGGATAAACAGGCAGCGCAGGATGGTCGCTGGAGAACACCTGAAAGCACCCTGCATCTCCTCTCATTACTCGGTGGTTGGCCTGGAGCGCTATTAGCTCAATTTCTGTTGCGACACAAATCGAAAAAACAGCCTTTCAAATTCATTCTATGGCTGACTATCACTCTGAATATCGCTGGTTTTCTTTGGTTATTTACCGAGTCAGGTCGACACCTTGTTCAGGTAGTTTTTGGTGCTTTTTCACTTTAG